From a single Loigolactobacillus coryniformis subsp. coryniformis KCTC 3167 = DSM 20001 genomic region:
- the cobK gene encoding precorrin-6A reductase → MILLMGGTTESLTIADFLTQQQRPFILSVVSQYGAELAHEHAAMVSEQALDAEQLPAFLRQQKITLVIDATHPFAKVASENTIAATKIVGIPYVRFEREQVAEAGQDLRFVDDLEQACAILKQLDGTVYLSTGSKTVGDYIAALGLERIHVRVLPVTRVFEKLTALGLRAEQVDGIRGPFTTALNVELFKRVNACAVVTKESGRQGGIQEKVAACAALNIPCIIIKRPAVDYPAVVKTIPELATTLAQL, encoded by the coding sequence ATGATTTTATTGATGGGTGGTACGACGGAAAGTCTGACCATTGCCGATTTTCTCACCCAGCAACAACGGCCATTTATTTTGTCGGTGGTCAGTCAGTATGGCGCAGAGTTGGCGCATGAACACGCCGCGATGGTTTCTGAACAAGCTTTAGATGCGGAACAGTTACCGGCGTTTTTACGGCAGCAAAAAATTACGTTAGTGATCGACGCGACGCACCCCTTTGCTAAGGTTGCTTCTGAAAACACGATTGCTGCGACTAAAATAGTCGGCATTCCGTATGTACGCTTTGAGCGGGAGCAAGTTGCCGAGGCCGGCCAAGATCTGCGTTTTGTCGATGATTTGGAGCAGGCCTGTGCCATTCTAAAGCAGCTTGACGGAACCGTCTATCTGTCAACTGGTAGTAAAACCGTTGGTGATTACATTGCTGCCTTAGGGCTCGAACGTATTCACGTTCGCGTCTTGCCGGTTACCCGGGTGTTTGAAAAGTTGACCGCGTTAGGCTTACGAGCAGAACAGGTCGATGGTATTCGCGGACCGTTCACTACGGCGTTGAACGTTGAATTATTTAAGCGTGTCAACGCCTGTGCAGTGGTGACTAAGGAAAGTGGTCGCCAAGGCGGTATTCAGGAAAAAGTCGCCGCGTGTGCAGCGCTAAATATTCCCTGCATTATTATCAAGCGGCCAGCGGTTGATTATCCAGCAGTGGTCAAAACGATTCCTGAACTAGCAACAACGTTAGCACAACTTTAA